One Candidatus Synechococcus calcipolaris G9 genomic window carries:
- the nth gene encoding endonuclease III: protein MAIIRKLSANQQRALEILIRLKRLYPDAKCSLTYASPVQLLVATILSAQCTDERVNKVTPALFARFADAAAFAEADLGELETLIYSTGFYRNKAKNIKNACQRIVEVYGGQVPKVMEDLLSLAGVARKTANVVLANAYGINMGVTVDTHVKRLSRRLGLTQETDPVKIEQDLMRLVAQPEWENWAIRLIYHGRATCMARNPQCDRCELADLCPSAPPEYQARSPLETQRLPAPSSTGY from the coding sequence ATGGCCATTATCCGTAAGCTTTCTGCCAACCAGCAGCGGGCCCTGGAAATTCTTATTCGCCTCAAGCGGCTGTACCCCGATGCCAAATGCTCCCTCACCTACGCCAGTCCGGTGCAATTACTGGTGGCTACGATTCTTTCGGCCCAATGTACCGATGAGCGGGTTAATAAAGTTACGCCGGCCCTCTTTGCCCGTTTTGCCGATGCGGCAGCCTTTGCCGAAGCAGACCTAGGGGAACTGGAAACCCTGATCTACTCCACTGGCTTTTACCGCAACAAGGCCAAGAATATAAAAAATGCCTGTCAGCGAATCGTAGAGGTCTATGGCGGCCAAGTTCCCAAGGTTATGGAGGATCTGTTGAGCTTAGCGGGGGTGGCCCGTAAAACCGCCAATGTCGTTTTAGCCAATGCCTATGGCATCAATATGGGGGTAACGGTGGATACCCATGTCAAACGCCTCAGCCGCCGCCTTGGCCTTACCCAGGAAACCGACCCCGTGAAGATTGAGCAGGATTTGATGCGCCTTGTCGCCCAGCCAGAGTGGGAAAATTGGGCCATTCGCTTGATTTACCATGGCCGGGCAACCTGTATGGCCCGCAATCCCCAGTGCGATCGCTGTGAACTGGCGGATCTGTGTCCCTCCGCTCCCCCCGAATACCAGGCTAGATCTCCCCTCGAAACACAAAGGTTGCCGGCCCCGTCATCCACAGGGTATTAG
- a CDS encoding Hfq-related RNA-binding protein has translation MTDEFETGLPSVRQMQALIKDNTEVEVKLVTSDLVVGKLRWQDTNCLCVIDHYDQPTIVWKQAIVFVKPKA, from the coding sequence ATGACTGATGAATTTGAGACTGGCTTACCCAGCGTCCGGCAGATGCAAGCCTTAATTAAAGACAATACTGAGGTAGAAGTCAAGCTGGTCACCAGTGATTTGGTGGTGGGAAAACTCCGCTGGCAAGACACCAATTGCCTGTGTGTTATTGATCACTACGATCAACCCACCATTGTCTGGAAACAGGCAATCGTCTTTGTTAAACCCAAGGCCTAG
- the dapF gene encoding diaminopimelate epimerase: protein MSLPFAKYQGLGNDFILIDNRHQSELALSPEQAVHWCDRHRGIGADGVIFLLPGTSDTDYQMRMYNGDGSVAEMCGNGIRCLAKFILDLERKDGQTQYRIDTLAGLMIPELQGDGQVKVNMGPPQLLAAEIPTTLAAPDQKVICQSLEVAGQVWPVTCVGMGNPHCVTFVEDGVAIPLHDLGPQFEHHPAFPQRTNTEFVEVVRPDYLKMWVWERGAGATLACGTGACATLVAAVLEGRGATQATVELPGGCLDIAWDQQANTLWMTGPATFVFRGEI, encoded by the coding sequence ATGAGCCTCCCTTTCGCTAAATACCAAGGTTTAGGTAACGATTTTATTCTGATTGATAATCGCCACCAGTCAGAACTTGCCCTTAGCCCTGAGCAGGCCGTCCATTGGTGCGATCGCCACCGGGGAATTGGGGCCGATGGTGTTATTTTTCTTTTGCCAGGTACAAGTGACACAGACTACCAAATGCGGATGTACAACGGCGATGGATCCGTTGCCGAAATGTGTGGCAATGGTATTCGTTGTCTAGCGAAATTTATTCTGGATTTAGAAAGGAAAGATGGGCAAACGCAGTACCGCATTGATACCCTGGCAGGGCTGATGATTCCTGAACTCCAAGGGGATGGTCAAGTCAAGGTAAATATGGGGCCACCCCAACTGTTAGCCGCAGAAATTCCCACCACCCTCGCCGCCCCCGATCAAAAGGTGATTTGCCAGTCCCTGGAGGTTGCCGGCCAGGTGTGGCCTGTCACCTGCGTGGGTATGGGGAATCCCCACTGTGTCACGTTTGTGGAAGATGGAGTCGCCATTCCCCTCCATGACCTTGGGCCCCAGTTTGAACACCATCCTGCCTTTCCCCAGCGAACCAATACGGAATTTGTCGAAGTAGTGCGCCCCGATTACCTGAAAATGTGGGTGTGGGAACGGGGAGCGGGAGCAACTCTGGCCTGTGGTACGGGAGCCTGTGCAACGTTGGTGGCAGCGGTTTTAGAAGGGCGCGGCGCAACCCAAGCCACGGTAGAGCTACCGGGGGGATGCTTGGACATTGCCTGGGATCAGCAGGCTAATACCCTGTGGATGACGGGGCCGGCAACCTTTGTGTTTCGAGGGGAGATCTAG
- a CDS encoding Uma2 family endonuclease yields the protein MIVQLANRNYSPEEYLELEAQAEFRSEYRDGEIVPMAGGTTNHNEIVTNLCVVLKPPLRTQGYRLFTENVRLWIERYRIYTYPDVMVISGEPLYHGTGTSTVTNPSLIVEVASKSTKNYDQGDKFDYYRSLPSFQEYILVEQYRWRVLQHLRQEGGQWLLSDYEGSGDVVTLASLDLPLPLGDIYAGVDFDLPEDEVQGSTEGQS from the coding sequence ATGATCGTTCAACTGGCTAACCGCAACTATAGCCCTGAGGAGTATCTGGAACTCGAAGCTCAGGCGGAATTTCGCAGTGAATATCGAGACGGGGAGATTGTGCCAATGGCGGGGGGGACAACTAACCACAATGAGATTGTGACGAATCTGTGCGTGGTGCTGAAGCCGCCGCTACGGACTCAGGGCTATCGGTTATTTACGGAAAATGTGCGGCTGTGGATTGAACGCTATCGGATTTACACCTACCCAGATGTGATGGTGATTTCGGGGGAGCCGTTGTATCACGGCACGGGTACCAGCACGGTGACGAACCCCAGCCTGATTGTGGAGGTAGCGTCGAAATCGACGAAGAATTACGACCAGGGCGACAAGTTTGACTACTACCGCTCTCTACCCAGTTTTCAGGAATATATCTTGGTGGAACAGTATCGCTGGCGGGTGTTGCAGCACTTGCGGCAGGAGGGCGGTCAATGGCTGTTAAGTGACTACGAGGGATCGGGGGATGTGGTGACGCTGGCCTCGCTGGATCTGCCGCTGCCCCTGGGAGATATCTATGCTGGGGTGGACTTTGACCTGCCGGAAGATGAGGTACAGGGGAGTACGGAGGGGCAATCATGA
- a CDS encoding sensor histidine kinase produces MNPNPSFTTIANPLAHLEAIVQLLREPFLVLDDSFHIKTCNPAFCHVLEMPVTAILDQDFFGLDQGQWDHPPLRALLMELKEHQRAFQDFELCQSFSRLGDRTFLIDGQSLPQEYPVETTMLLGIRDISDRKRAELKLEEFNRQLIQSNRELQDFASVASHDLQEPLRKIQAFTDLLATELGADLSETGRGYMDRIQNAASRMQTLINDLLSYARVTTKANPFVPIDMEQIVAEVLSDLEFPIQQSQATIQVDTLYGFEADPLQIRLLLQNLISNGLKFQSCDRPPQIRISMEYLTANANFADANATDTADGIQLRVQDNGIGFKEKYLDRIFGIFQRLHSRNEYPGTGIGLAICRKIVERHNGTITATSDLGSGATFIITMPVKQPVIPSL; encoded by the coding sequence ATGAACCCTAACCCTTCGTTTACGACTATTGCTAACCCCCTAGCCCATCTTGAAGCGATTGTGCAGCTTCTGCGGGAACCCTTCCTCGTCCTTGATGATTCCTTTCATATAAAAACCTGTAATCCGGCCTTTTGCCATGTTTTGGAAATGCCAGTCACAGCGATTTTAGATCAGGATTTTTTTGGTTTAGATCAGGGGCAGTGGGATCATCCCCCATTACGGGCCCTGTTGATGGAGCTTAAGGAGCACCAGAGGGCCTTTCAGGATTTTGAACTGTGTCAATCCTTTTCCCGTTTGGGCGATCGCACCTTTTTGATAGATGGTCAGTCCTTACCTCAGGAATATCCAGTCGAAACCACGATGCTTTTGGGGATTCGGGATATTAGCGATCGCAAACGGGCCGAACTCAAACTCGAAGAATTTAATCGCCAACTGATTCAAAGCAATCGAGAATTACAGGATTTTGCCTCCGTCGCCTCCCACGATCTCCAAGAACCCCTCCGCAAAATTCAGGCCTTTACGGATCTTTTAGCCACAGAATTGGGAGCCGATCTGAGTGAAACCGGCCGGGGTTATATGGATCGGATTCAAAATGCCGCCAGCCGGATGCAAACCCTGATTAATGATCTCCTCAGCTATGCCCGCGTCACCACCAAGGCTAATCCCTTTGTGCCAATTGATATGGAGCAGATTGTTGCCGAAGTCCTTTCCGACCTTGAGTTCCCAATTCAACAAAGCCAGGCGACGATTCAGGTGGATACCCTCTATGGCTTTGAGGCGGATCCCCTGCAAATCCGGCTGCTTCTGCAAAATCTGATCAGTAATGGTCTAAAATTTCAATCCTGCGATCGCCCGCCCCAGATTAGGATTTCCATGGAATACCTTACTGCCAACGCTAACTTCGCCGATGCTAATGCCACCGACACTGCCGATGGTATCCAACTTCGGGTTCAGGACAACGGCATTGGTTTTAAGGAGAAATATTTAGATCGCATCTTTGGCATTTTTCAGCGACTCCACTCCCGCAATGAATACCCAGGAACGGGCATTGGCCTGGCCATCTGTCGGAAAATTGTCGAACGCCATAATGGTACGATTACGGCCACCAGTGACCTGGGCAGCGGAGCCACATTTATCATCACAATGCCGGTAAAACAACCCGTGATACCCAGCCTTTGA
- a CDS encoding CPBP family intramembrane glutamic endopeptidase — MVDPTSHQPELEPLNRTQILIAMGLTAILWLIIAKVWLRTPFAGGQLPLAWSGQDLGLGLVLGLLITGMSALLYWLWPTYRHASDLYLALVLRPLIWGDIFWLGLLPGLSEELLFRGVLLPTLGLDWSGILGSALCFGILHFSGRQYWPYALWATVVGVMFGYSAVVSHNLLLPVVAHIATNWIAAILWKWRSPQNKSIGK; from the coding sequence ATGGTTGACCCCACATCCCACCAACCCGAATTAGAGCCACTGAATCGTACCCAGATTTTAATTGCCATGGGCTTAACCGCCATTCTGTGGTTGATTATTGCCAAGGTCTGGTTGCGAACCCCCTTTGCTGGCGGCCAATTACCCTTGGCTTGGAGTGGCCAAGATTTGGGACTGGGTCTGGTGCTTGGGTTACTCATTACCGGGATGAGTGCGTTACTGTACTGGCTATGGCCAACCTATCGCCATGCCTCGGATTTATACCTGGCACTGGTTCTCCGTCCCTTAATTTGGGGGGATATTTTCTGGTTAGGATTGTTACCTGGCTTGAGTGAGGAACTCCTCTTTCGCGGGGTTCTTTTACCCACGTTGGGCCTCGATTGGTCAGGAATCCTAGGTTCTGCCCTTTGTTTTGGTATTCTCCATTTTAGTGGGCGACAATACTGGCCCTATGCGTTGTGGGCAACGGTTGTGGGTGTGATGTTTGGCTACAGTGCGGTGGTCAGTCATAATTTACTTTTGCCAGTAGTTGCTCATATAGCCACAAATTGGATCGCAGCCATTCTCTGGAAGTGGCGATCGCCCCAGAATAAATCAATAGGGAAGTGA
- a CDS encoding putative bifunctional diguanylate cyclase/phosphodiesterase, whose amino-acid sequence MHPAEIKVLLIEDDEDDYLITQNLLKQISLTRYLVDWVSTYEAAEQILDDDDHDVYLVDYRLGREIGLELFQSPQRRERPFILLTGQGDQDIDLAAMEAGAADYLVKGHISAAALERSIRYAIEHHYTLQALRTSLRKHDDLAAAIDQISTGVVITDALAPDNPIIFVNPAFLRITGYDPPEILGRNCRFLQGQDTSSVTLEKLRRAIQNRQPFFGVLLNYRKDGTPFWNELSVNPVFDQDGQLVRFVGLQTDISHRIRTEEQILHSALHDKLTDLPNRTLFTDRIDQALIYSKSQKDLRWSVFLLDIDRFKMINDSLGHRIGDELLVQISQRLLESLGEDDTLARLGGDEFAILLHHRDSPLNAIYVANQIHQSLEEPFHVGDHDVFVSTSIGITLSLTDYENPEDILRDADTAMYRAKDQGRSRYAIFDASMHDHIVTIQQIETDLRRAIAQDELRVYYQPIISIATAQLVGFEALMRWQHPSRGLVPPDQFIPVAEETGLIIPMGEWILRQACQQMNAWINLGSATQNLQVNVNLASRQVCQSGFVALVQSILNEYQLDPKHLKLEITESTIMDDMNVARDTLEELQALGIAIAIDDFGTGYSSLSYLHRFPINTLKIDRTFISKIDTHESDLNMVGVMVLLAHNLKMNVVAEGVENETQVQILNRVGCEYGQGYFYSRPIPAAEIAPLLETMHFPIQPEKPLP is encoded by the coding sequence ATGCATCCAGCAGAAATCAAGGTGTTATTGATTGAAGATGATGAAGATGATTATCTGATTACCCAGAATCTTCTCAAACAAATTTCTTTAACCCGTTACCTTGTTGATTGGGTTTCAACCTATGAAGCAGCGGAGCAGATACTAGATGACGATGATCATGACGTATATTTAGTAGATTATCGTCTTGGTAGGGAAATCGGGTTAGAACTTTTTCAATCTCCCCAGCGAAGGGAGCGTCCCTTTATTCTTTTGACGGGCCAAGGGGATCAGGATATTGATCTGGCGGCTATGGAAGCTGGAGCAGCAGATTACCTTGTCAAGGGTCACATTAGTGCGGCGGCCCTTGAGCGATCGATTCGCTATGCCATTGAGCATCACTATACTCTCCAGGCCCTGCGGACATCGCTGCGGAAGCATGATGATCTTGCCGCTGCCATTGATCAAATCTCCACCGGAGTCGTGATTACCGATGCCCTTGCTCCCGATAATCCGATTATTTTTGTGAATCCAGCCTTTCTGCGGATTACGGGGTATGATCCCCCGGAGATATTAGGACGGAATTGTCGATTTTTGCAGGGACAGGACACCAGTTCAGTCACCCTAGAGAAACTACGAAGAGCTATTCAGAATCGGCAACCATTTTTCGGGGTGCTACTCAATTATCGCAAGGATGGCACACCCTTTTGGAATGAGTTAAGCGTGAATCCCGTCTTTGATCAGGATGGGCAACTCGTTCGTTTTGTAGGTCTACAAACGGATATTAGTCATCGGATTCGCACCGAGGAGCAAATTTTACATTCGGCTCTCCACGATAAATTAACAGATTTACCGAACCGGACATTATTTACCGATCGCATCGATCAAGCCCTCATTTATTCCAAGAGTCAAAAAGACTTAAGATGGAGTGTTTTTTTACTAGATATTGATCGGTTCAAAATGATCAATGACAGCTTAGGTCATCGGATTGGGGATGAACTCCTCGTTCAAATTTCCCAACGGTTGCTGGAGTCCCTGGGGGAGGATGATACCTTAGCTCGATTGGGTGGCGATGAATTTGCCATTCTTTTGCATCACCGTGACAGCCCCCTGAATGCCATTTATGTTGCCAATCAAATTCACCAAAGTTTAGAGGAGCCTTTTCATGTTGGGGATCACGATGTTTTTGTGAGTACCAGTATTGGTATTACCCTCAGTCTGACGGATTACGAGAATCCTGAGGATATTCTCCGGGATGCTGATACGGCCATGTATCGGGCTAAGGACCAGGGACGATCTCGGTACGCTATTTTTGATGCCAGTATGCATGATCATATTGTCACCATTCAACAAATTGAAACGGATCTGCGGCGGGCGATCGCCCAGGATGAATTGCGCGTCTACTATCAACCAATCATCTCCATTGCCACGGCCCAATTAGTTGGCTTTGAGGCCCTCATGCGTTGGCAGCACCCCAGTCGGGGCCTGGTTCCCCCGGATCAATTTATTCCTGTGGCCGAAGAAACGGGACTGATCATTCCCATGGGGGAATGGATACTGCGCCAGGCCTGCCAGCAAATGAACGCTTGGATTAATCTGGGTTCGGCGACCCAAAATCTTCAGGTGAATGTGAATCTAGCCAGTCGTCAAGTGTGTCAATCGGGTTTTGTCGCTTTGGTACAAAGCATCCTCAATGAGTATCAGTTAGATCCCAAGCATCTCAAGTTGGAAATTACTGAAAGTACGATTATGGATGACATGAACGTTGCCAGAGATACCCTAGAGGAGTTGCAGGCGTTGGGCATCGCCATTGCCATTGATGATTTTGGTACGGGTTATTCGTCCCTGAGCTACCTCCACCGTTTTCCCATCAATACCCTGAAAATAGATCGCACGTTTATTTCTAAAATTGATACCCATGAGTCGGATTTGAACATGGTCGGGGTGATGGTTCTGCTGGCCCATAACTTGAAGATGAATGTGGTGGCAGAAGGGGTAGAAAACGAGACCCAGGTGCAGATCCTCAATAGGGTGGGCTGCGAATATGGCCAGGGCTATTTCTATTCCCGGCCGATACCAGCGGCGGAGATCGCCCCCCTTCTAGAAACAATGCATTTTCCCATCCAACCGGAAAAACCCCTGCCCTAG
- a CDS encoding GerMN domain-containing protein, producing MMPQSSRGRSRTLLIGLAAVAVISGGTAAWFVAQGPDTPSVIQPGDNGPAIAREKVQVYWLISDDTEDGTELVLAPTTIELSLTGTTPDVILQGAVERLLQGPANQDVSTTIPENTRLNRFELKEDGIHVDLSQEFTLGGGSTSMQGRLGQVIYTATALDPNAPVWISVAGEPLRVLGGEGLEVSQPITRQEFQEDFALGQLVSKK from the coding sequence ATGATGCCCCAGTCTAGTCGCGGGCGATCGCGGACACTTTTAATTGGACTAGCGGCGGTGGCGGTCATTTCCGGTGGTACGGCCGCCTGGTTTGTTGCCCAAGGGCCAGACACCCCCAGTGTGATTCAACCCGGTGACAATGGCCCAGCGATCGCCCGAGAGAAGGTTCAGGTGTACTGGCTCATTTCCGATGACACCGAAGACGGTACCGAATTGGTCTTAGCACCCACCACCATTGAACTGAGTTTAACGGGCACCACACCGGATGTGATCCTTCAGGGGGCCGTAGAGCGATTATTGCAGGGACCGGCCAACCAAGATGTTAGTACCACCATCCCAGAAAATACCCGCTTAAATCGGTTTGAGCTTAAAGAAGACGGCATCCACGTGGATCTGTCCCAGGAGTTTACCCTGGGAGGCGGCAGTACCTCCATGCAGGGTCGCCTTGGTCAGGTGATCTACACGGCAACGGCCCTTGACCCCAATGCCCCGGTTTGGATTTCCGTGGCAGGGGAGCCGCTACGAGTTTTAGGGGGAGAAGGCCTAGAAGTCAGCCAACCCATCACCCGTCAAGAATTTCAGGAGGACTTTGCCCTGGGTCAGCTTGTCTCGAAAAAGTGA
- a CDS encoding tetratricopeptide repeat protein, whose protein sequence is MDQSRIDSLLEALRDGDPQIRERATQELWHHWFCQKGTMGLQALKRSQELLSIGDVDLAEDLLCRLIEQFPDFAEALNRRAVLYYTQGKLEQAIADCERVLELVPYHFGALHGLGLCYQAQGDYGQAIQLFRRALDIQPHALINQRLILECTAQL, encoded by the coding sequence ATGGATCAGAGCCGGATAGATAGCTTACTTGAGGCCTTGCGAGATGGGGATCCCCAGATTCGAGAACGGGCGACTCAAGAGTTATGGCATCATTGGTTTTGTCAAAAGGGAACGATGGGGTTACAGGCCCTAAAACGCTCCCAGGAACTCTTATCCATTGGCGATGTCGATCTGGCGGAAGACCTTCTCTGTCGCTTAATTGAGCAGTTTCCTGATTTTGCCGAGGCCCTCAATCGGCGGGCTGTGCTGTACTACACCCAAGGTAAACTTGAGCAGGCGATCGCTGACTGTGAACGAGTCCTGGAACTGGTTCCCTACCATTTTGGGGCCCTCCATGGTCTGGGTCTGTGCTACCAAGCCCAAGGGGACTATGGCCAGGCGATTCAATTATTCCGGCGGGCCCTTGATATTCAGCCCCATGCCCTGATTAATCAGCGTCTGATCTTAGAATGTACCGCCCAACTCTAG
- a CDS encoding 2Fe-2S iron-sulfur cluster-binding protein, protein MSQTYTVEINHQGQTHQIQVPEDQAILQAAYGAGVDLPSSCNAGVCTTCAAQILSGDVDHGDAMGLSPNLREKGYVLLCVAHPRSDLKILSEKEEEVYNLQFGQFQT, encoded by the coding sequence ATGAGCCAAACCTATACCGTCGAAATTAATCATCAGGGTCAAACCCATCAGATCCAAGTCCCCGAAGATCAAGCAATCCTCCAGGCTGCCTATGGTGCCGGTGTTGACCTTCCCAGTTCCTGCAATGCCGGGGTCTGTACCACCTGTGCCGCCCAAATTCTCAGTGGCGACGTGGATCACGGCGATGCCATGGGTTTAAGCCCTAACCTACGGGAAAAGGGTTATGTACTGCTCTGTGTTGCCCATCCCCGTTCAGACCTAAAAATTCTCAGTGAGAAAGAAGAAGAAGTTTATAACCTGCAATTTGGTCAGTTTCAAACCTAG
- the rseP gene encoding RIP metalloprotease RseP — protein MSVFAIVAAIAVLGILIFVHELGHFLAARTQGIHVNRFSIGFGPVLWKYQGKETEYALRGIPLGGYVGFPDDDPESGIPRNDPNLLSNRPILDRAIVISAGVIANLIFAYLLLLLQLGILGIPQVNYHGGVLIPSLATNSSTVAADAGLRAGDIVVAVNGDRLGAEAGSLPHLMHVIQESPNQPLRLEIQRQGQVQTIQLTPELTQDGQARIGVQLAPNADIYREHTLNPLRLGAAASTEFERVVRLTLGGFRELIQNFNQAASQVSGPVAIVAMGADIARSNSGQLFTFAALISINLAIINILPLPALDGGQLLFLLIEGIRGKPLPNRIQEGVMQTGLVLLLGLGMFLIVRDTVNLTGTVWVQQLFR, from the coding sequence ATGTCAGTTTTTGCTATTGTTGCGGCGATCGCCGTGTTGGGAATTTTAATTTTTGTCCATGAGTTAGGGCATTTTTTAGCCGCACGCACCCAAGGTATCCACGTCAATCGCTTTTCCATTGGCTTTGGCCCCGTCCTCTGGAAATATCAGGGCAAGGAAACGGAGTATGCCCTGCGGGGGATTCCCCTGGGGGGCTATGTGGGCTTTCCCGATGATGACCCTGAGAGTGGTATTCCCCGCAATGATCCCAATCTCCTCAGTAATCGCCCCATTCTAGACCGGGCCATTGTCATTAGTGCCGGGGTGATTGCCAATCTTATTTTTGCCTACCTTTTATTACTGCTTCAGTTGGGCATTTTGGGCATTCCCCAGGTCAACTACCATGGCGGCGTACTCATTCCCTCCTTGGCTACCAATAGTAGTACCGTTGCCGCCGATGCCGGACTGCGGGCCGGAGATATTGTTGTCGCCGTCAATGGCGATCGCCTTGGGGCGGAAGCGGGCAGTTTACCCCACCTGATGCACGTCATCCAAGAGAGTCCTAATCAACCCCTCCGTTTAGAGATCCAGCGGCAAGGGCAGGTACAAACGATTCAGTTGACCCCGGAGCTGACCCAGGACGGCCAAGCTCGCATTGGGGTACAACTGGCTCCCAATGCGGATATTTACCGAGAACACACCCTCAATCCCCTACGTTTAGGGGCAGCGGCCTCCACGGAATTTGAGCGGGTGGTACGGCTCACCCTCGGTGGATTCCGGGAACTGATCCAGAATTTTAATCAGGCGGCGAGTCAAGTCTCTGGGCCGGTGGCGATCGTGGCCATGGGGGCGGATATTGCTCGCTCTAACAGTGGACAACTCTTTACCTTTGCGGCATTAATTAGCATTAACCTGGCAATTATTAATATCCTGCCCTTACCGGCCCTTGATGGGGGGCAGTTGCTCTTTCTCTTGATTGAGGGCATTCGCGGCAAACCCTTACCCAATCGTATCCAGGAAGGGGTGATGCAAACCGGCTTGGTACTGCTGCTGGGTTTGGGAATGTTTTTAATTGTTCGGGATACCGTTAATCTAACTGGAACGGTCTGGGTACAGCAGTTGTTTCGCTAA
- a CDS encoding response regulator: MDISKTTKGVPITILMADDDEDDVMLARKALETCRLANDFHAVSNGEELMDYLYRRGDYEKLADSPRPGLILLDLNMPRKDGREALGEIKADPTLRSIPVIILTTSAAEEDIYRTYNLGANSYITKPVTFPGLVEVMNGLGRYWFEIVDLPEGL, encoded by the coding sequence ATGGATATTTCTAAAACAACCAAAGGAGTCCCGATTACGATTCTCATGGCCGACGATGATGAAGATGATGTCATGTTAGCCCGCAAAGCCCTTGAGACCTGCCGTTTGGCCAATGACTTCCACGCCGTCAGCAATGGCGAAGAATTAATGGACTATCTCTATCGCCGGGGGGACTACGAAAAATTAGCGGATTCCCCTCGCCCCGGTTTAATTCTCCTGGATCTGAATATGCCCCGCAAAGATGGCCGGGAAGCCCTAGGGGAAATTAAGGCTGACCCTACGCTGCGATCGATTCCGGTGATTATTCTCACCACCTCTGCTGCCGAGGAAGATATTTACCGCACCTATAATTTGGGGGCAAATTCCTATATTACGAAGCCAGTGACATTTCCCGGTCTAGTGGAAGTGATGAATGGGTTGGGCCGCTACTGGTTTGAAATTGTGGATCTCCCGGAAGGACTATGA